The Clavelina lepadiformis chromosome 1, kaClaLepa1.1, whole genome shotgun sequence genome segment GCttagatgcaaattttggtttgGTGAGAAGAATTTTGTCTGGGAGTAAAAGCTGTGATCCTCACCACaaacaatctttttttttaaaccaaaatgaAGTCGACAGCTTTGTAGACACCtatgatgaaaacaaatatggctCGGCTGTAAGTTATTTCTTAACAGTATGTaccaaaatgcattaaaaatattaaatcaagTACATAACTTCAACAATTGATTTCCAATCATATTGTTATGGTCCTATTATACATTTCAAGGAATTTAATGCGtatttataagaataaatgctGCATACTTATGCATTAATTAGAATCATTATTTTTAGTCCAAAAATTGCAATGACTTTCAAGCAGGCAGCATCATTAGATCGAAATCTAAAAGCAGTAAACTGGCTATCAAAGGTGTATTTGgtgtttgttgtaaacatGAGTTTCCGACAAtgttttttgacttaaaacaTGGTGAAAGGTAAAGTGTACATTCTTGCTTTAGTTGTTTTGTGGAAGGTGTATTACTACGGTATATGTAGAATTTGTGTATTAGTAAttgtaaacaatgtttttaaaactgattcTGTTGCAGGCTAGCATATGCAGTTTTAGCTATTGAAAAACTTCTGGaaagaaacgaaaataaaataagagtTTTCTATGACATAGCTTGCAAACTGAAAGGTCATCTTCAGGTATACCTTTAAGAATTTACACATGATATTGTGTTAGTATGGCAACATTGATATACGTTTAAATTATAGGTATACAACccattttttgaaacatattttatttgtaagcaATCTACTCCTGGGTCATTGATTGCATGTCATTAGTGTTCTTAATGTTAGTGCATACTGCAGACGATGCTGTATGTGCAAGTTagttaatcatttttgcttacataaaatactgcatttatgtttaaataataattaagattttgtgattttctttcTGAATTCcaatatgattttattatttaggtccgaaaaaactttgcaattcttaataaaataacatttgcaGTACCTGTTTTTCATTCATATGGCCATATTTTCTCTTGTCAGGTaaacatgatattttataCCTATATATTGTACAACTGTTAGGTCAAAgtcttttagttttattacacTGAGCACAAGAAATTCAGCGAAAATATCAAGgtctaattttgaaaaacttgttgtctgtatgacaaaatctttatatAATGATGTATTCAAGTGTAATGAGATAGTTATCTCTCAGtttttttgttctgtttaaaatttagaaacaattCAACCCGAGGTTCCTGGACGGGTTTGGACTTACGGATGGTGAAACTGTGGAGCGATTATGGGCATACCTTCGTGGATTTAACAAAATCTCAAAAGAGATGAAACCGGAACATCGTACTGATTTGCTTACCGATGGCTTGATTCATTATGGGcgcaaaatcaaaaaaaatttgggtaAGCCTTGTTTGTGATTTGGTCCAGATTGACTTAAGATATCTTCACGCAATTAAGTAAACTTGCATGATTtaggttttctttttcttcagcTTTCAAACATgcactaaataactaaaacaaataTGACAAGCTTTAAGCTCTGTTTCAAAGGTTGTGCATTGATGAACAAGCTGAAGAGAGCTAGCTGCAAAATGGAATTGGCCAAGAGTGAATTAGAAGCTATGGCAGCTTCTTACCCTGGTGGTATGTATGATTATGTGtctttgtatatttgtatttgtatcatatatttgaattattatattccatgttatttattttcagaaatgaGAGTATAACATTATACAATAAACCTTACAGGAACATTAACACAACATCAATTAAAAGCAATAGCTCTGCAACCAGAGCCGTATTCTTCTGCAGAAATGGCATCTTTTTCTTGGGTAGAAGAATACTCACTTAAACTTCAAGAATACTATTGGTTGAAGTGAGTTGACTAAATGTTTTCTGAATGATACATTTTTCAATACAATTTTGTGGTGTATAAAATTCACGCTAGTTACTGTTTGTGGGTTGTAttgcaaaagtgaaaattgcGAAACTGTTGAACATACAAATTTAAGTACTGAATCCTTTAGGAATAgaattttgtataattgtataggaaactatataattttgttaatttgtagaGAAGAAGTTGAAGATTTGACCAAGGAAATAACGTCTGAAATACTTTCTGGAAAAGTTGACCAAATTGCTAAGTAAGCTGAAGGACATATCAATGTTAAATTGAGTTACTACAATAATTCCCCAGACATAAACGAATATTGTTACTTCCCACTGCTGCAACATCAGAAACCCTTAgaaaagcttataaaacagtaACAACAGTGTATCCACCAAATTTACTGTGATAAAGTTAAAACCCACACAATGATGgtgaaaatacagtatatgggAGTTCAATTGCCAAGAGTATTGTTTGCCAGGACATGATATATGCTTTCTTCATCGATGTATTGCATGTTCTTCTATTTTACATATTGTATGCATTGTTTTGTAGACTTGACAGTCATCTTTCCAAAGTTGAAGTAGAAAACGGTATATTGATTCGTTGGGATGTAAAAGATGATATGatgcttaaatatttgtcaagtgctgtgaagaaaaaaagagcagaaattttggagaacatttataaattaaatatcgaaagaaaatttttatctacttTGATTCAAAAATACCCAGGTAATTTGTGCATGCACTATGCATGGGGTTACATTATCGATAAAGCTACTGTtctgttattttcaagtttgtaCATGATGATTTTTCAGCTGGTCAAACAATTGTTCAACGACTAGTGCGAAGCATCAGGAAGGTTAACAACAACATTCGTCATCAGATTACTATGTATAATAAATACCAGAATGttccacaaaatgaaatgaaaagcaTAACTTTTGAAATGGTTGTCGGGTCTGGGCCAGTTAAAAACGTACctggttttattgaaaaaaaaatcaaggaaCAACATTGCATTCGGGAAAGGTGCAAAGAAGAAATGTGTCATTTAAAAGAAGATATGACAAGTGTGATGAACTTCtatcaaaagcaaataaacataCTGTCTAATCTTGTAGAAGGCTGTGAGGTTGTGGAACCATATGTGGTTACCCATCAGTTGCAAGCAGAGATCGAACTTCTTTCTTTCATAAATGACATTAAGGGCACAGTACCTTTTCAAGCGAATACACCTCTGCTCAATGAGAAGCTAGGCACTTCCAATATGGCAAAATTGGACCCAATGGagaaagaagatgatgaaagtgAATCACCAATAAATTTATCTGAGCTTCAACACATTTTAACTGAATTTGGCTCGGAAAGCGAAGGTTCAGATAACGAAGATGAAGCTTAAACTAATTAGTTTTAACCCGTGTCCTTGAGTCAGTTATGCCACAAAATTACGTTCAACTGcatttgtttccattttttgtaCGCATTTCAGTTATTAAACGTTCATTACATATATACTTGccatatgtttgttttgcctCAGACACGTTTCCTAGGCAGTAGGCAGTCTATCAAATATTTCGCCTTTAATTGTCGGAAAGGAAGAGTACGATGATTGCAAAAAGGAGCAATGCACGTCGACCTAAAACGTGGAAAGACCTCGACGAAATCCTCAAAGAATTCGAAATCCAAGCCCCAGCCCGACTGGGTGTCGACAAATATGGCATCAAAGACCGAAGAAGGATATACAAAGTCAACAAGAAGACGATGGAGCGGCACCAACACCCATCGTACCTATACCTGGGAAAACTGAGATGTGCGGTAAGTTACAACGGGCAAATCTCAACATGTTCTTACTGCACTGAACAGGGCCACAAATTCAAAGAATGCCCCAACAGGATACAACCAAGTACCGACAACACGACTAAACAGGAACTTCCGAAAACACCTACGCGGGCTATAGATCCAGACGATGAAAAACCAGCAACACCCCCCAACAAAAGTAGCACAGTGGACCATGCTGCTGCCGAAACAAAAGAACTGCGACGAGGAACAGAACGAGAGAGTGCCAAGGATGCAAAAAAGAGTCGACCCACAACAGAGAATCCACAAGAAAATAGCCGGGAGCCCGACTCCTATGAGGGATCCTCGGAGCGAGAACACAGCGAGAGCCGAGGAAACAAGAGAAAAAACATAAGCGGAGAATCGGatgaacaacaacaacaagaagAACCAGGATTTATGGACGAACAAATTCCACACGATGCTTCCTCGATACCACCTAACCTATCACGCTTGATCCCTTGCTCATGCGGACAGCTTATTAGAATCCGAAGAAACAAGAGCTCACGGAAAACAACTCCGAATTTCCATCAACCGATCTACTGTGAACGTTGTACAACAGCCTTTATTAGATGTACTTGTACAAACTTCTCGATAATACGTATCAATAACAGATTTAAATCATTCCAATGCGAAAAATGTGAACACACCTACGAACCCAATCCAGCAGACCTTAATGCAACTGTAAATTAAAGATTATAGATGTGTTTTGTGTGTGTTTTTTCCTCCGATAAAAACCcgtgtttttttctttccgACATTTACACGAgcagattttttttaatttttattattaagtgTGCCTTAATCGTTTAAGAGcgcttaataaacaaaaacgataaaacCATAGCTTTTTTACGGAGAGTAGCAGCCTAGTGCCCGAGCAAAAGCTATCATTTGTCTTTTCAAGGCGATCCGGGATATTCGTTTCTTGCGTAGTGACTCAAGTTGTCGACAAAACGTGAGCCAACTGTTCGAGTTCGACAAAACGTGAGCGAACTGTTATTCCGACTTATTTGGGGACTGGACAGAAGAGCGCGTAGATGTTTAAGAAGGAGTGCCATCGATCCTTGTGGGATCCCGTCTTTAAGGCGTCATAGCTTGTTTCGTTTATTGTGACCTGGGGTGAAGGTAAAGCTCCGTTTGTAAACTAGCTCCATGGTTATACGGATTATGTACCTGTTTCGTCTGGGAGTAGACGCAGCGGCTTGCAGGCAAAGCTTCGGTGCCATACTGTATCATAGGCAGCTGTAAGTTTATGAAGTGCAGCACCAGCCTTTTTGTTAATCCCGAAGCTTTTCGCGATGTTCTGGGTCATACGGGTGACCTGGAATTCAACCAGGGGAGAAGTTGTCGATTATGGTTTCGACGCAGGGGTAGACCAAGCGTTTGCGGACTTTCAAGAGGACACACAAAAGAGATAGGGGCAACAAATCTTCGGGCCCTAAATCACGATGATAAAAGCTCTTGAAATTTTGTGACCCAGAACCTTGCTTGGCTTTGTTTGATAGAGCACAGCAGCGAAGTCATTTGGAGAGAAATGGCCAGAGATGTTTTCGCCATCAGGGGTTTCTAACCTCTAAAGGTCAGACACTTCTTTTCCAACAAGTTTGGTCCCTC includes the following:
- the LOC143453296 gene encoding uncharacterized protein LOC143453296 — encoded protein: MGKIKGGITKAKFRYWVKEPKKRKRPVYLFGKTFGPALKPNANSHIVTRGSVEGDLTATNPEIPSTSNVNSSCGELEENLNYKIRREKLSSDWRLVEERLFKLSITLYSPERRTCCVCFEEVANIIRCGDCGPNVYYCRQCWDNCHSFVWYHLPDIWMGNMFCKMVTPVRLLKRFDGHECQSSYTRHLTVVDYKGFENVVSVQFCYCESEPETLLRLNLWTCSPKKPKLAVSIDLLEYFRALCLEKHLSTEGFCHALENRFLRVPGYTAGVKSLSRVLLQEVVEAYRHHVYKLQHLHGLVSSDDIDTGTLCPACEGNPEGMRTYCLDANFGLVRRILSGSKSCDPHHKQSFFLNQNEVDSFVDTYDENKYGSASKNCNDFQAGSIIRSKSKSSKLAIKGVFGVCCKHEFPTMFFDLKHGERLAYAVLAIEKLLERNENKIRVFYDIACKLKGHLQVRKNFAILNKITFAVPVFHSYGHIFSCQKQFNPRFLDGFGLTDGETVERLWAYLRGFNKISKEMKPEHRTDLLTDGLIHYGRKIKKNLGCALMNKLKRASCKMELAKSELEAMAASYPGGTLTQHQLKAIALQPEPYSSAEMASFSWVEEYSLKLQEYYWLKEEVEDLTKEITSEILSGKVDQIAKLDSHLSKVEVENGILIRWDVKDDMMLKYLSSAVKKKRAEILENIYKLNIERKFLSTLIQKYPAGQTIVQRLVRSIRKVNNNIRHQITMYNKYQNVPQNEMKSITFEMVVGSGPVKNVPGFIEKKIKEQHCIRERCKEEMCHLKEDMTSVMNFYQKQINILSNLVEGCEVVEPYVVTHQLQAEIELLSFINDIKGTVPFQANTPLLNEKLGTSNMAKLDPMEKEDDESESPINLSELQHILTEFGSESEGSDNEDEA